Proteins from a single region of Punica granatum isolate Tunisia-2019 chromosome 8, ASM765513v2, whole genome shotgun sequence:
- the LOC116188434 gene encoding uncharacterized protein LOC116188434 — protein sequence MESTSELRAEWSFETTWAVSGGSLGNSVTVESSVSPVDEAALSSAPKSHLVLSPPPSADPGPCEITINFSQRYEVRQVYVRSTSRIYEIYYSPKPQADNEYLCTVRCGVAAKVEAADVCCGGESGSTCIRDSNEGLDEERYKDDSSNSNDDEWINIKGPSSPAVTDGSTSLHLKNNVIMDFYEATAEISDAEPCISLTLRLLSIQSGSCVYVDEVYVFVDPIDPHLEIQENKAENSAGSSLLSMLVPSLLQLSKSKGASVLPEKGSSDSSAHGKQTTTGIEVTEQHKFSKESESTSFSKVNEQEVKFEVPNDKAVHPVVESAHQTSQNPHIEKKPDASYSHIETVLEQLVSRISRIEDLFMRFEKNMLKPISNIEARLQHVEQKLEALHEKTLSSGEQSCKRFSAPECSLTDSNINSYGNESEYHDHGELEPYKKDCSDNFSVPPEDNKSDSESSGQLLPCLTITAPDFSHGDDEEENPVVESRAVAESPKDKRQAVSIDDALASAFAGFLSSTSIQPQRYSESLVVRAPEFSTEDENGEENASPRVQYDAAATDSSVGLNATDEMKLSKISFLEGVNYEDPLAEIAIESNNLGQPSKEENSHEARDMTDDAAKPISGSISSHQIIPKNEDGEPSCETGSSPVPDESEALEELPLTDIKSSSHPVEEELTNSANAKFIACEVPRKDSEEDILHDVLAISQPASVLDFGTPILDVKFMSQENCTSKSVLEALLGGSLEPDIAVPSDEGILEAFVSEDQSSLIELDKANRSDLAVNSSFPVDMDYCSLQELLVNPDSKKLPDDCTRSYEEVSAGSLI from the exons ATGGAGTCAACCAGTGAACTCCGCGCCGAGTGGAGCTTCGAGACGACTTGGGCTGTCTCCGGCGGCTCCCTCGGGAACTCTGTCACGGTCGAATCCTCCGTTTCTCCTGTCGACGAAGCCGCTCTCAGTTCAGCTCCCAAATCTCACCTCGTTCTGTCTCCTCCCCCGTCAGCCGATCCGGGCCCCTGCGAGATCACGA TCAATTTCTCGCAGAGATACGAGGTGAGGCAGGTTTATGTTCGGAGCACTTCTCGAATATACGAGATATATTACTCTCCGAAACCACAGGCTGACAATGAGTATCTTTGCACTGTTCGTTGTGGGGTGGCGGCTAAAGTTGAAGCTGCTGATGTGTGTTGTGGTGGGGAATCGGGTTCAACATGTATCAGGGACTCTAATGAGGGCCTGGACGAAGAAAGATACAAAGACGATAGCTCTAACTCCAATGATGATGAATGGATTAATATCAAAGGCCCCAGTTCACCTGCAGTTACTGATGGGAGCACCTCCTTGCATTTGAAGAACAACGTGATTATG GATTTTTATGAGGCAACAGCGGAGATCTCTGATGCAGAGCCCTGCATATCTCTCACACTTCGTCTGCTCTCAATTCAAAGTGGAAGTTGCGTGTATGTTGATGAAGTCTATGTTTTTGTTGACCCTATTGATCCTCATTTGGAAATTCAAGAGAATAAGGCAGAAAATTCAGCTGGAAGTTCTCTTTTGTCGATGCTGGTACCTTCCCTTCTGCAGCTCTCCAAATCAAAGGGTGCTAGTGTTCTCCCGGAAAAAGGTTCCTCTGATTCAAGTGCTCACGGAAAACAAACTACAACTGGGATAGAAGTGACAGAGcaacataaattttctaaagaATCTGAGTCAACTTCATTTTCAAAGGTAAATGAGCAGGAAGTGAAATTTGAAGTCCCCAATGACAAGGCTGTCCACCCTGTTGTCGAATCAGCTCATCAAACATCTCAAAATCCACATATTGAGAAAAAGCCAGATGCTTCTTATAGTCACATTGAAACTGTCTTGGAGCAGCTTGTTTCTCGCATTAGCAGAATTGAAGATCTCTTCATGAGGTTTGAGAAAAATATGCTTAAGCCGATCAGCAATATTGAAGCTAGGTTGCAGCATGTGGAGCAAAAACTCGAAGCACTTCATGAAAAAACCCTCAGTTCTGGAGAGCAGTCTTGCAAGAGATTTTCGGCTCCGGAATGTTCACTGACTGATTCAAATATCAACTCCTACGGTAATGAGAGTGAATATCATGATCATGGAGAGTTAGAACCCTATAAAAAGGACTGTTCAGATAATTTCTCTGTCCCACCTGAAGATAATAAGTCCGACTCTGAAAGTTCTGGTCAGTTGCTTCCATGTCTTACAATTACAGCTCCTGATTTTTCGCATGGGGATGATGAGGAAGAGAACCCTGTGGTGGAAAGTCGGGCAGTGGCTGAGTCTCCTAAAGACAAAAGACAAGCTGTGTCAATAGATGATGCCCTTGCATCTGCTTTTGCTGGATTCTTGTCATCTACTTCAATTCAACCCCAAAGATATTCCGAGTCACTCGTGGTGAGGGCTCCCGAGTTCTCAACTGAAGATGAGAACGGCGAAGAAAATGCTTCACCTAGAGTTCAGTATGATGCGGCGGCGACTGATTCTTCTGTTGGCTTGAATGCGACTGATGAAATGAAGTTATCCAAGATTTCCTTTCTAGAAGGTGTAAATTACGAGGATCCATTAGCGGAGATTGCCATAGAAAGTAATAATCTGGGGCAGCCCAGTAAGGAAGAAAATTCACATGAAGCAAGGGATATGACAGATGATGCTGCTAAACCCATCTCTGGAAGCATAAGTTCTCATCAGATAATCCCCAAAAATGAAGATGGAGAACCTAGCTGTGAAACAGGTTCTAGCCCGGTTCCTGATGAATCTGAGGCTTTGGAGGAGTTGCCTCTGACAGATATCAAGAGTAGTTCCCATCCTGTGGAGGAAGAATTAACAAATTCTGCTAATGCCAAATTTATTGCTTGTGAAGTTCCAAGGAAAGACTCGGAAGAAGATATACTGCATGATGTTCTTGCAATTTCTCAACCTGCTTCCGTGTTGGATTTTGGAACTCCTATTCTTGATGTGAAATTTATGTCTCAAGAAAACTGCACATCCAAGTCTGTCCTTGAAGCCCTACTCGGCGGTTCACTAGAACCTGATATTGCTGTTCCATCTGATGAGGGGATTCTTGAAGCCTTTGTTTCTGAGGACCAGAGCAGTCTAATTGAGCTGGATAAAGCAAATCGATCAGACCTGGCTGTGAACAGCAGCTTTCCAGTGGATATGGACTACTGTAGTTTGCAAGAGTTACTTGTTAATCCCGACTCAAAAAAGCTCCCGGATGATTGTACTCGCAGCTACGAGGAGGTCTCAGCTGGAAGTCTAATATAA
- the LOC116188435 gene encoding polygalacturonase QRT2-like — protein sequence MWLKTLLLSVLVIASYPLSSSCFRIHAEDRDALDHPVLGTSLRKYKDSHHLKTNGVPSSRMMMKTHEDQDNRYDSSVRSSLLPSHALLIHASTSRNVVNVNDYLNGRDGEVDMNEAFNEAWELACKLEGGVFEVPSGQIYRVKPITFSGPCTPNLTIRILGQIRASVDASDYKDDPREWLVFQNLDSFTVDGGGIINGNGQKWWKKSCKIDKTQPCKGAPTALTFNDCKNFMVSNLNLKNAQQMHVRIQRCKNVQVKNLQVIAPGNSPNTDGIHVTGSQNILISDSVIRTGDDCISIVSGSSHVEATNIVCGPGHGISIGSLGKDNGKDYVSDVFVHGAKLSGTTNGLRIKTWQGGSGYAKNIIFEDIAMNNVTNPIIIDQNYCDKEGPCPKQKSAVQVSNVTYRDIKGTSASKVAMKFDCSKTHPCEGIVLQDIDLRSQSGEVAKASCLNVRFQNKGQVSPSCP from the exons ATGTGGCTTAAGACTCTATTGCTTTCGGTTTTAGTCATAGCGAGTTATCCTTTGTCATCGTCCTGTTTCCGCATCCATGCAGAGGACCGAGACGCACTAGATCATCCTGTCCTTGGTACCAGCCTCCGTAAGTATAAGGATAGTCACCATTTGAAAACCAACGGGGTACCCTCATCtaggatgatgatgaagacTCATGAAGACCAGGATAATCGTTATGATTCGAGTGTAAGAAGCTCATTACTACCGAGTCACGCACTGCTCATACATGCTTCTACGTCAAGAAATGTTGTAAATGTCAATGATTACCTGAATGGAAGAGACGGAGAAGTTGACATGAATGAG GCATTCAATGAAGCTTGGGAGTTGGCATGCAAATTAGAAGGAGGAGTTTTCGAAGTCCCCAGTGGTCAAATCTATCGTGTTAAGCCCATCACCTTCTCTGGACCTTGCACGCCTAATCTTACAATCAGG ATTCTGGGACAAATCCGAGCTTCCGTCGATGCGTCAGACTACAAAGATGATCCCCGGGAATGGCTTGTATTCCAGAACTTAGACAGCTTCACTGTAGATGGTGGCGGCATCATCAACGGCAATGGACAGAAATGGTGGAAAAAATCTTGCAAGATCGACAAAACACAG CCGTGTAAGGGAGCACCTACG GCCCTGACGTTCAACGACTGCAAGAACTTCATGGTATCGAACCTGAACCTCAAGAATGCACAACAGATGCATGTGAGAATCCAAAGATGCAAGAACGTACAGGTGAAAAATCTGCAAGTAATTGCGCCGGGAAATAGCCCAAACACCGACGGAATTCACGTCACTGGAAGCCAAAATATCCTCATATCCGATTCTGTTATTCGGACAG GGGATGATTGTATATCGATAGTCAGCGGGTCGAGCCATGTTGAGGCGACTAACATAGTTTGTGGACCAGGCCATGGAATCAG CATTGGTAGCTTAGGAAAAGACAACGGGAAAGACTACGTCTCGGACGTGTTCGTACACGGAGCGAAGCTTTCAGGAACCACAAATGGCCTGAGGATAAAGACTTGGCAG GGAGGATCAGGTTATGCGAAGAACATCATATTTGAAGACATTGCAATGAACAACGTGACCAACCCCATCATCATAGATCAAAATTATTGCGACAAGGAGGGACCGTGTCCCAAACAG AAATCGGCAGTGCAAGTAAGCAACGTGACATATCGAGACATTAAAGGGACTAGCGCTTCTAAAGTAGCCATGAAGTTCGATTGCAGCAAGACGCATCCCTGTGAAGGAATAGTCTTGCAGGACATTGATCTTAGGAGCCAGTCCGGTGAAGTAGCCAAGGCTTCCTGTCTCAATGTTAGGTTCCAAAATAAGGGGCAGGTCTCTCCTAGCTGCCCCTGA